One window of Candidatus Thorarchaeota archaeon genomic DNA carries:
- a CDS encoding amidohydrolase, whose amino-acid sequence MNNPESTLIRHGYVLTMNPKREIIPDGAVYIEGNKIKWVGKTEDSSVYKPELTIDANNMLVMPGLIDTHVHLAQAMIRGMADDVSLVDWLKKYVWVLQGNYTEEDGRASAELCMAEMIRTGTTSFLECMIHTRYGFNGIAEAVEEIGMRAALSKIIMDSTGYADSPDIMYPGMVEEKDECLDETAEMLSRWHGKADGRIQVWYGLRSLGAVTPSLFKEVARLADEHDTRMTMHLGEVEDDVRYVRNEYDMGLTEFAEEQGLLGPDMVFAHGVHLSDKDLDRLAKTKTNLSHCPASNTKLASGFARVPEMLERGIPVSLGCDGGPSNNTYDMVREMRLAALVHKAVVDDPLVMSAEDVIEMATLGGAVAMGIDDKVGSLEKGKLADIILVDMDGLSLTPSVNPVSNLVYSGCGTNVDTVLVNGRILMQDKELLTLDEEAVKQKARRRAVDLMERAEITVEPKWPTR is encoded by the coding sequence ATGAATAATCCAGAATCTACTCTAATTCGGCATGGATACGTTTTGACGATGAATCCCAAAAGGGAAATCATTCCTGATGGTGCTGTGTATATTGAAGGGAACAAAATCAAATGGGTTGGGAAAACAGAGGATTCTTCCGTTTACAAGCCAGAGCTGACGATAGACGCTAATAATATGCTAGTCATGCCTGGTCTCATTGATACCCATGTCCATCTCGCCCAAGCCATGATCCGTGGTATGGCTGATGACGTATCTCTTGTTGACTGGTTGAAGAAGTACGTCTGGGTCTTGCAGGGGAATTACACGGAGGAAGATGGGCGTGCTTCTGCAGAACTTTGTATGGCAGAAATGATTAGAACAGGCACAACTTCGTTTCTCGAGTGTATGATTCACACGAGATACGGATTCAATGGTATTGCAGAGGCCGTTGAAGAAATCGGGATGAGAGCTGCCCTTTCGAAAATCATAATGGACTCGACAGGCTACGCAGATAGCCCCGATATCATGTATCCTGGCATGGTAGAGGAGAAGGATGAATGCCTAGATGAAACAGCGGAGATGCTATCTCGTTGGCATGGTAAAGCGGATGGCAGAATCCAAGTGTGGTATGGCTTGCGATCACTTGGAGCAGTAACTCCCAGTTTGTTTAAGGAAGTGGCTCGCCTTGCTGATGAGCATGATACTCGTATGACCATGCATCTCGGAGAAGTCGAAGATGATGTCAGGTATGTTCGGAATGAATACGACATGGGATTGACCGAGTTTGCTGAAGAACAAGGCCTGCTTGGCCCAGACATGGTTTTTGCCCATGGTGTACACCTTTCGGACAAGGACTTGGATCGACTCGCCAAGACCAAGACCAACCTCTCACACTGTCCTGCAAGCAATACGAAACTAGCTTCTGGATTTGCAAGGGTTCCAGAGATGCTTGAGCGAGGTATTCCTGTGTCTCTAGGCTGTGACGGAGGCCCTAGTAACAATACCTATGACATGGTTCGAGAGATGCGCTTAGCCGCTTTGGTTCACAAGGCAGTCGTCGATGACCCCCTTGTTATGAGTGCTGAAGATGTTATCGAGATGGCAACTCTCGGCGGAGCAGTAGCAATGGGAATCGATGATAAGGTTGGCTCACTTGAGAAAGGCAAGCTGGCGGACATCATTCTTGTTGATATGGATGGTCTCTCTCTCACGCCTAGTGTGAATCCGGTATCGAACTTGGTATACTCGGGGTGTGGTACCAACGTTGATACAGTACTTGTCAATGGCCGAATATTGATGCAAGACAAGGAACTTCTTACGTTAGATGAAGAAGCTGTAAAGCAAAAAGCAAGGCGCAGAGCTGTCGATTTGATGGAACGAGCAGAAATCACTGTCGAACCGAAGTGGCCCACAAGATAG
- a CDS encoding PAS domain S-box protein codes for MNSQIPQSNSLSLQDFERFTGIADSLRLPVIAFDTNLEITFANRAALQLLQMNNVPSGTHIRDIVPSEQMGLVRRGLDQLVDGAEPSALSLRAVRNDGVHVPVETYAQQIRSPDGLEGFLAYAIDMTHRTRVEENLRERERFFELIVEHSQSGIFIIDNEYKFEYLNDRLADIIGRTRGQILHHDFREFLHPDSVKLVTERYIQRQQGEKVPQTYEFKVLHSDGSPRDVRITSTTMKGRDSSIKTVAQIIDITSEKESKRALERSERKYRTLVETMEDGLGIDNENGIVTYANEKLLRMTDKTWDEIVGHGTHELFHSWTPTIAKKKANGRRKGETEHYEANLVHKSGRLIPVMVSASPLFDEKNEYQGSFAIITDISDLKEAEAEVRFLLDLLLHDIGNQLQLILAGADLCRTDSPPELVNKARNYVNDGASRCLELITKIRNAEAAKAEPLKPVDLIDALESEMKLVSREYDVNVQTENLPDSAIVKADTALVHLLWNLLENAAKHNNSEDSRIWVSCERANGRFILHIADNGPGLENKKKVALFNSERRFGGVGLHLVNRLADKYDAHLSVEDRIEGKHDEGLRVSIAFAVPN; via the coding sequence ATGAATAGCCAGATACCTCAGTCCAATTCGCTCAGCCTTCAGGATTTTGAACGCTTTACTGGAATTGCCGATTCGCTACGTCTCCCAGTCATTGCTTTCGATACCAATCTTGAGATAACTTTTGCAAACAGGGCTGCTCTGCAGCTCCTTCAGATGAACAATGTTCCTTCTGGAACCCATATCCGCGATATTGTTCCCTCTGAACAAATGGGGCTGGTTCGTCGGGGGCTTGACCAGCTTGTTGATGGGGCTGAACCATCGGCATTGTCGCTTCGCGCTGTCAGGAATGATGGAGTACATGTTCCTGTAGAAACATATGCGCAGCAAATACGGTCTCCTGATGGATTGGAAGGGTTCTTGGCTTATGCTATAGATATGACCCACAGAACCAGGGTCGAGGAGAATCTACGGGAGCGAGAGCGATTCTTCGAGCTCATTGTAGAGCATTCCCAATCTGGAATTTTCATTATCGATAATGAATACAAATTTGAGTACTTGAATGATCGTTTGGCTGATATCATTGGCAGGACCCGTGGCCAAATTCTCCATCATGATTTTCGCGAATTTCTCCACCCGGACAGTGTCAAACTCGTTACTGAACGCTACATTCAGCGACAGCAAGGGGAGAAGGTACCACAGACCTACGAGTTCAAGGTCCTTCATAGTGATGGGTCTCCGAGGGATGTTAGAATTACGAGCACGACGATGAAAGGTAGAGATAGTAGCATCAAGACTGTTGCCCAAATAATCGATATTACAAGTGAAAAAGAAAGCAAACGAGCTCTTGAGCGGAGTGAACGGAAGTACAGAACTCTCGTGGAGACCATGGAGGACGGCCTCGGTATCGACAACGAGAACGGGATAGTAACTTATGCAAATGAGAAACTTCTCCGGATGACAGACAAGACATGGGACGAAATCGTAGGCCACGGAACCCATGAATTGTTTCACAGCTGGACACCGACCATCGCTAAGAAAAAGGCGAACGGGCGAAGGAAGGGTGAAACTGAACACTATGAAGCTAATCTAGTCCATAAGAGTGGCAGACTCATCCCTGTAATGGTTTCTGCTTCACCTCTCTTTGACGAAAAGAACGAGTACCAAGGCAGTTTTGCAATCATCACCGATATATCTGATTTGAAAGAAGCGGAGGCTGAAGTGAGATTCCTGCTTGATCTTCTTTTACATGATATTGGAAACCAGCTACAGCTGATTCTAGCTGGGGCTGATCTATGTCGCACAGATTCCCCTCCTGAACTCGTTAACAAGGCAAGGAATTACGTGAATGATGGAGCTAGTAGATGTCTTGAACTCATAACCAAAATCAGAAACGCCGAGGCAGCTAAGGCCGAACCGTTGAAGCCCGTTGATTTGATTGATGCTTTAGAATCCGAAATGAAACTGGTTTCTCGAGAGTACGATGTGAATGTACAAACCGAGAACCTACCTGATAGTGCCATTGTGAAGGCAGATACTGCTCTTGTTCATCTTTTGTGGAACCTCTTAGAGAACGCGGCTAAGCACAACAATAGTGAGGATAGCAGAATCTGGGTGTCTTGTGAACGAGCCAACGGCCGATTCATCCTTCACATAGCTGACAATGGTCCTGGTCTTGAGAACAAGAAGAAGGTGGCACTTTTCAACTCAGAGCGTCGATTTGGTGGTGTTGGTTTACATCTTGTAAATAGATTGGCAGACAAATATGACGCTCACCTGAGTGTTGAAGACCGGATTGAAGGTAAGCACGATGAAGGATTGCGGGTAAGTATCGCATTTGCAGTCCCGAACTAA